The DNA window ACACTGAACTAAGATCTCCACTCAAGAGGAAGCTTGAGACTTCTTTGACTTGCTGGTTGCTAGCTGGGTCTCAGGCTGTTCAATACAAGTACACAGAATTAGAAAGGTCCAAAAAACACtagtatattaattaaactatGTACCAATTAGAAAGAAATGAATTACCTCTTTCTTAACTGGCTCTTCCTTTTCAGATAAAGTCAACTCAATGTGGCAAGGGCTGGACATGTAAgctggaaaggaaaaaaaagattccTGTGAATACAGATGGAAATGTAATTGTGAGATTAACTAATACGAATataatcaaaacaagcttacGATTAATTCTTCCATGCGCTCGGTAAGTACGGCGTCTCTGCTTCTGTGCCTGATTCACCTGGATGTGAGAAATGTAGAGTGCATCCACATCCAAACCCTTGACCTGGAAAAGCAAGTAATGTCAGTAAAATGGCAAGCAGAAGATGATGAGAAAGTGAAGACAAATAAGAAGATAGATGTACCTCAGCATTGCTCTCAGCATTCTTGAGTAAATCCAAGATGAACTTGGCAGACTTGGCAGGCCATCGTCCTTGTCCATTAGAGTGCCTGTTCTTTGCTTGTGCAGTACGCCCAACTCCACCACAGAAACGTCGGAATGGAATGGCCTGTTTGTGAGCCATAACATCTTCCAAATACCTCTTGGCCTTGACCAGAGGCAACTTCCTTAGAGCAAAAGCTGTCTCTCTTGTATTCTGCATGACATTAAAAAGGATGCACATGCCAACACAGGCTTAGAAAATCTATCAATGGAAGAAACATAATTACAATCAAGATCATCCAATGCATGTTATGActaactagttttttaaaatgcagtacttaaaaaaattgagaggcCAAAGCTAATCAGAAACAATGGCCCGAGCATCAATGGATAGAAATCAATACAGCTATAAACAAGAACCAACACTTCAAACATGCATGGAGAAACATCAATATGAAAACAGATGTGACATCATTTACTGAACCTTAAGCCACCAATAACAACAGAGGTTCACCCAATAACAATGCGATTAATTTTCCTGAAGTTTACGAGAGCCTTGTTCACAAAAAGGCAACAAGACCCTGCTTTTTTCATCAGGATAAGAATCAGAACAGAAAAAATGGAGGGTTTTTTTGTTGGTTACAACCAAAACACGTCAATCAATagacaaaatgaagaaaaaaatccagtGTCTCAATTTCTTGTTGATGAAATATTCAAAACCTCATTTCTCAAATCTTCCACATGATCTTATTTAACACGAAAAAGATTTCCTTTATCCTTAATTCAAATTGTCAACAACAGATGATACAACTAACTATACATGAAAGATCGGATAACCTAACCAATGCTTCGTAATTATTAAATGTAAGACTTCATAGTCCAAGTAACAAATAGACATAGCcacaatattatataattttgttatgttgTTTCCTGAAGGAGCGAGGAAAAATACATGTAATTCACCAGCTTCTACATCAATTAACTCTTCAACAAATGCAAAATTCAggtcaaaaaatcatttaacaCCAGCATAAGCCAAAAGgcgtatattaattaattaaacctataaataaactattcatttaaacaaaattttagtaAGAAAATGTGCCATCGTTTACTGAACCTTCAgccacagaaaaaaaaaaagaggttcaCCCAATAACAATGAAACTGATTTCCCTGAAGTTTACGAGAGACCTGTTCACACAGGCAACAGACCCCTGCTTTTTTCATCaggtttttttactaataaatcagctttttttagttcttcagataacaacgtccatacaaaacaaaacccatcaaAACTATACACATAATACCTTGAAGTGAACTCTGAGGTCAGAGCCCCTTGCCTTGCAAGCTGCAAAAAATTCAGACACAATAACATCAAGTTTAGATCTCCTTCAGTGATAAGCACGCTCGGGAAACCCAAATGGAAGAATATTAGTCGACTTACATTTGGTGGGGTTATCAGGCTCTCTAGAGTACTTAAcctgagaaaagaaaaacaagggaCATAATGTGATTTAGTGATGTGGAGAttcaatttaagaaagaaaGGGAAGCGTACCATGGTGGCTGCAACTTCTGCCTTGTCGAAGCTGGAGATACGTTGATTTGGTGGCTCTAGCAGAGGAGAGAAACGGAGAGGCTGCTGAGTGCGGCTTATATAGGGTTTCTATCACTTAGAAACCCTAATTCCTGCAGCAGACTGACTTCAACGCTGCTCCTTTTGggcttggggtttttttttattcagcttGTCTTCAGAAGCCCActtcgttttattttttaggtgttgagtagatttcatttaaaaaacatattttttttgtatttttttttaataattttaatatattgatattaaaaatagaaaaaaattaaaaattattttaatatatttttaaatataaaaatattttcagaaaaCATAATATCATGCCAAATAGGCTTTTAGGGTACATAAAAGATCCAATAACCTACTAAttaagaagttattttttttttttctttttacataagATAATTCATGCtttcatacatatttttttatttgatgtcaaAGGTTATGTCTAAATTCTTTTCTGAACGATTTTAAAGCTACATCTATATATCAATATAGTATATTGaagaatatttaataaaatatttaattattgattccaaaattcaaattcaaaaccatAAAGAAATATACTTAATTCGAATTTGAAACCTCCTTAGAATCCGTTTGACTACGTGTTAGAGTTCACGTTTCTTCCAAAACGCACTAATTAGGTGTTTGGTtacatattgttaaaaaaatttaaaacgtgGGTCCCATCATTTAAATGCAGCAAGACCATAATTTTTTGGAAGTAGtaaaatactgtttttttttttcaagtttcaacctATGGTTGAACTTTCTAGAGATGAGTAATGTGGAATTACCAAAAACACACATTATTCCTCGTTCGGTTCTCATTTCTCTTCTCATTTTCATTCTTGTTCTTCCATTTGCATTGATTTCCCTTCACATCAGCTCTAATTGCGCACAACAACTCCACAGTAACCATTACTACTACAAAACCCAAAACATTAACTGATGGCTCCTTCTATTTCTGCACATTCAATTGTTATTCATTTCTctttaacaaaaggaaatgaagaacaacaacaacccTGAAACATGTATATAGATCGAGCATGATTCAAGCACCAGAGCTTAAATTTCCAAAGGGTTAGTTCACTGGTAtgtttttatagaaattttaaGCTATTGTTTATTCCAGCACAGATCTGTTTATCCCCTTTTGTTTAATCACTTGTTTATATGCTAATTTTTCCTTCGTTTCTccttattaaaagaaaaggaagacgaTGAACAACTTGTGTTCCTGCAAGCAATAACCCCACCACAGATATCAATATTGTGCTTCATTCAAACACCTTAGCTGCAATTTCCAACAGGTATTGTGCTTACTTCACCAGTCCCCttagcaattttaattttatttttgttcattgcAATGAAATTGACTTGTTTATGCCCTTTTTAATTCACTTATATTGTACTCTCGTCAACCATTACTGCTAATttttcattatctttattccctTCATGTATCTGCGGTTATTTTTGTGTTagttatttgttgttgttgtgtgatGCTGATTATTACCAAATAAATGTAAATTAATGACACAATTAATTTCAATTGCTAAGGTAGAACATCCCatgttatttatgttaaaatcgTATTAGTTGTGGCATTCTGCAGATTGCTAAAAAGATAAGtgtacattaaattaatatatatatatatatatatatatatatacagaacACCCCCTGCTTGCTATGTTAAACTGATATTGTGTGCTGTTGATTTCTAAATAAtagtaaattaaacaaataatttcagTTGCTAATTAAAACATCCCCTgctaattgatgaaaaacagtaATAGGTTTATTCCACCGTGGGCAggtttttatgttctttcccCTATCAAGTTTCTTAGCTCACACTTCACatcattcaatctttttttgaCTTGgttctttagtttctttttttcatccctTATCAGCATTAAAGCTGTTGTCAGCTATAGTGAATTGTGCTTTGAATTCTTTCTTGTATTGTCAACCAAGCTGCTATagataatttctttatttatattttcattcctTGTCAACATTCAACCTTTTGTTATTCTTTAGTATACCTTTTGCTACACATATAATTTACTGTTCTGTTACTATTGTATTATGGCCTTATTATCATTCAATCTCTTGTTCATTGGttaattgtttgtttaatttttcattgcatTGTCAACCACAAGTAATGGATGGGTCTGACACACATGATAAAGCTTCTTGGAGCAAGGCAATGTTGCACACGTTTTGCAACAATTGCATTACAACTATTAAGAGAGGCATGAGACCAAACACATATTTTGACAAAGCTGGCTGGAAATTTATCGTATAGTCGTTCAAAGATTAGACAGGCCTTTCATTATCAAAATCTCAACTtaaaaacaaatgggatggGATTAAAAAGAACTGGAGGGtatggaaaaaattaataactaaaacTGGAGTTGGTTGGTTTTCTGAACTTGGGACCATCTCAGCAACTGATGAATAGTggcaataaaaaattcaagttaagtTGCTGATTTGCAAtagcattataatttttttgtcatgttgtattatttattcatcTATTAGTATTCCTAATTACATCCAGCTGTCATTGCACAGGAAATGAGAGAAGCAAAGAAGTTTAGGCATGTCGGCATAGAGCCCTCATTGTGTGCCAAGTACGATATCATATTTACTAACATAGTGGCCACGAGAGAATATGCTTGGACTCCCTCACAAGGACTTTTATCAGATGAAGATAATGTGGCGGCTGGAATAAGAAATACAACTAATGAGGATACTAACATGAAAGAAGGAAGTGGCGACTCTGAAAAGGATGCAATCCCTGATTTCAGCCAGGATGTTAGCAACATGGTTGGTGGAAGCAATGTCGCAAACAGTAGCAGCAACCCCAGCAGTTCCAAGAGAAAGAGTCCACATCAAACTACACCTCAATTGcgggaaaaaaaagggaactAGAATGGGAGCAGCACTAGTTGCACGTCTGGATAAAATTTTTGAGACTCTCTCCATGCCTAGAGGGATCACAACTCCTTGTAGAGATAAAAAAAGGTTGTAGCATTAAAGAGGTAATGGAAGAACTGCACTTTATTGATGAAGTTGCCTTTGGTAGTGCACTGCATACCTTTGCAATTAAATTTTTCTATGCGAGGAGCAAGAGAGAGATATGGGCTGTAATGGGTTGTATtgccaaaaaaatatcatggcTGAAAATAATGTTTGACCAACACAGACAAACTTAGATGGATAAGGTCAATTTTTAGCTTTTTACCCTATTCATGtctttatatttatgttgaattcTGTAGACAAGTAATATATTTAGTTGTCTGAAATATTTTCCACTGGTTTTGCAGACTTTTTGTGCTGCAAATGTTGCTGGAATTAGAAGGAGTTGCCCATGTTTTGGTGTATTTCTGTAGCTAAGTTTTTGGAACCCACTACCATGTATGTTTTGTTATATATGTATGACTAAATAGTGATGTTGGGTTGGAATTTCATGGATGTTAATTTCTGAATTGTAGACCTTAATTATGTGGATGCTTATCTTTCAATGTTACCTTAAATATATGGATGCTTAACTTTGAATGTTATGTTTAGCTTGTTAAAGTACTCCTTTATAGTTTGGTTACTTTGAAGTTGAATGGTTGGTGATAATAAGTTATGCAACCGAGACTACTGTTTGTTTGTATTATACTTTGAATGTTTGGTTAGTTGATCTTGAATGGTGGGTTTAGGTtgctaattttgaaattttcaattggTGTATGCCACATTTCAATGTTTGGTATCTTGCTCTTGAATGGTAGCTTTTGAAAGTTAGGTAacagtttttggaatattactTCGATTCCTATGTATTTGTATATAAATACCAGTAAGTATGGGAAGTTATGGGTTTGTATACTGTCAATTTCTTTGGGTAGAAACCGAATGTGTTAGTACCTGTAATGAAGAGTGGTTGTTTCTAATTGCTAGTGTTGCTGATTGCTGCTATTTATACATTTGTAATAGGtaagtttaatttaattcattaggTTGCAGCCGATTGGTTAATGTTATGGCATGCATTAAAAGTCAGTTTAGTTTCTTAGGTTTTTAAATGTTTGCTTATGGCGTGCATTGGGATAGTGAATGGTAGAAAATCATTAGCTTTGTTAGAGACCTCTATCACTATATATTCTTCTACATAATGTCATTATTGTCTTGTTCAATATGTTGAAGTAGCATTACATAAGTAGAACTAGTTTGAATCTTGGGGGAAGGTGGCAATCAtggttattatttattgaatcaTGTAAGAgggaaatgaaaatattatagttaATCGTATGGCTCAGTTTTGAAAATGCAATTTTCAGTGATGTATGGTACAGTTGACATATTATAGTTAGcacaagaaataaaatagtGGAAGcaggaaatgaaaaggaaaaacaatttgcatgTGATTTGTTCATTGTTTCTGGAATTCTAATTTTGATctattgaaattataaattttgattagagataataggtattttggaaaaagaaattcaatttcacTTTCAAAGGAGGTAAAGGACTGAATTGCAAATAAATATAGCCTTATAAATTTTACAAGCCGGGCAAAATTTCATTAAACGTGGAGAAAGTGAACAATAACACTTATTTGCAAGAATGCATTATCCATTTGTAACAAGTCATACAATTTTCAattattcacaaaaaaatttgTATGGTATGATGATATGGATTCACACTAGTTTTCAACACTTTTTGACAGGGATTATGATGACGTACTGAATAATGTTGTCAATTATGTTAATTATAGTAATTCTTCTGTAAATGATGGAGATTGCAGTGGCAATCACAATTCTGATACTGACGACGACAACGATGACAATGATGATTCAGATGAAAAAGGTGAGTTGTTTTGGGAAAGGGAGTTCAATAATCAGAAATTGATTTTATGCACGGCAGGTGCCATAGCTTTATATTataatacttatatatataaggagCCTTATATAGATTCATACAATATTGGAATGCAATGGTTGACATAAATATTACATGGACATTAGACGCGTTGTGTAAACATGTTTAGGATGGATGTAACAACATTTCAAAGTCTGtgctttaaacttgaaaaccaaTATAGGTTAAAGGCATCTTAAGAagaatgtttgtttttgaaaaagttgAAATATTTCTTTATACAATAGCTTTGGGTGCTTCCAACAGGGAAGTTCAAGAGAGATTTCAACATTCAGGAGAAACAATTAGTAGGTACTTTAATGAGGTTCTTAGATCAGTTTGTTCGCTCGCTACAGATTTAATTCAACCTGCAGATCCCGGGTTTGTAAACACACCGAGGGAAATTGTGAACAATCCGAGGTGTATCCCACATTTCAAGGTAATGTCGTTAATCGTATTTGTTAATGATGATTTGTATTTCATGAAtttgtgaaatttattttttttgtcagctcaaattgatgttattttgcTGGTTTATCATATATTAGAATTGTTTTGGAGCTATTAACGATACATATGTCTGTACATGTGTTTCTTTTGAAAAGCAAATCCCATTTATCGATCGAAAAGGTGTGCCGACCTAGAATGTTATGGTTGCATGTAGCTTTGACATGCAATTCACATTTGTTTGGCCGGGTTGGAAAGGTAATGCACCCGATACATGAATTTTTCTCTAGGCAATTGACAATCCATGTATAAAATTTCCTAAGCCACCAGAAGGTAGTAATATGTGTATGTGTATAtgataattaatgttatttttttattttatttttttgcaattttcagtttaaaacaattatatgtttttccAGGGAAATACTACTTGGTTAATTCGGGATATCCTAATTAATATGGATTTTTAGGTCCATATAGAGgtcaaaaaatatcatttgcaaGAATTTAAAAGGCGAGGACAACCACAAACTCGTGAAGAAATTTTCAACCGTATGCACTCTTCATTACGTTGTGTGATAGAACGAACATTTAgagtttggaaaaaaagatGGTGAATCCTACAGAATATGCCTCTTATAATTACAAGGCACAAGTTTAAATTGTTGTCGCATCCATGGCAATTCATAATTACATTAGAAGAACTTCAATGCACCTAATTTTATGCCCGATGATTTTCTAACTAATATGGCTCCACATTCACAAAGCTAGGACACCAAAGGCCTTCGCGAATGGATTACATACGTGATGAGatttatgcaagtttaatgacacaattataaattattgctCTAATATATTTAGGTCTATTTGCAAAAATTTATTGGTTGTAATGTTACTTCATTAATATTATGAATTAAGTCCTTTTAGGTAATCAtacaataaaatgaaattgaaccaaacacattaaataatttttttttcaaccacagctttaaccaaacatatatttttccagagtaacctcaactaaaaacactttttataaaattatttttttcaaaccacaatcacaacaactaccacaataccaaacacattctTAGTCTCTAGTAATCATGGAGCATCTACTggtaagaatttatttatttatttatttatatataattactaatattttttataagtcaCTGAGATCTATTGATCAACAAGCTTATAGTCGAGTACACTTATACAAAGGACATGGCTGACATTAATCCTACTCATTACTagcttggttttttaattttctattttttattaaaatagccAACTCAAACAACTATTGATATCCCAATTTTCAGAACTACCAAGTGGAAGAGGTTCACATTGCTGGAACCTGAAACCAGTTGAAGATGATTCGATTAATGTTGGTGTCTATAGTTCTTGGTTGCTGAAAAATGGTGTTTCAGGCTATGTTTTGGAGCACAACAGCTTCAGGATCTTGGCCATGCGGCTTTGTAATTTTCTGCAAATTTAACTTTGAACGATATTTGCTATGGTTATCATCTGGGTCTACATAATTTTCGGGCAAAGTTTATACATTGGAAGTTAAAAAATCCAGAGGATTAGAAAATGTAGCTGGACATGAAGCTAGAATAAGCAGTGACATCTGCCCAGTCTGGGAAAAGGCCTTTCAACCTCTGTGCTTCATCATCTAAAACTTGGTCTACCACAGCAACTTCCACCCTTAAATCATCAGAGCCGCTGGCCTGTTATTTCCAAAGAGAGCAGAAAACAGAAATGAACTGTGTAAAAAGATCATCTTTGTAGCCTAACCAAATCAAGGACAGAACTTTACCTCTAACCAGAAAGTCCAGTTTGCTTGGCTGGTTCCACTAAGTCTCAGTATGTAGGATGGCGGACCACCTTCCACTGTTTCAGGATCTGTGCGATTTCCAGGGTGATTGCTTGTACAACAAAGCAAAATGCTCATAAGCAAAAGTGGAATCTAAAAATTTCATACCTGGAAGCTTGTTGTCTGCAAATGACCAGCTTGATAAAGGACCGGTGATGTTAAGGACTGCAAGCCAAACCTCCTCCAAATCACTGAAAAGACACAACGTATGAAGATAAAAACCCACACatctgaataaaaaatgttaaaaaagaaatctatGCTCTAGGAAATAACATGCGCACACAAGTATTCATGAGAACACAAGGttagatttcaattttaaactgaactttttttagttgtttcacTCCTATGCAGTCAAATAGCATCCCTGTTGTAGTCACTTCAAGTTTTTTGCCCCATGTCTGGGATTTATAGAGCATCTACCAATTATCCATTAAACATACAGTGCAAAAACACATATCTACCCGATATATGTATATTCAAATCAGGCAAGAAACATATAGACAGTTTGTTCATTTGAAAGAGCAGTAATTTTGTTAAAGCAACATCGAGATCTTTCAACATGGTCCCATGGTTTCAGATGAGTGGGTGTAGCTGAGCTAGACAGCATATCCTCACCTGGAATAATCCAGGTTTGAATTCCTCCCCCAAGAGCGCGCACTGCGCTACGGTCAAAAATGCCCAACAGTTACTTGTTGAGCATACAGTTGAACTATGAGCATACCCACATCCTATCCCTCCAAACTGACGATGCACAAACTCAAAGAACTAGATTTTTGGAGCACAAAACAACTTTTCATGCACTTCCATGATCATTAGTTCATTCTACTTACCCCAAGGAAAATTCCAAGTAAACTCTCCGAGATCTATCGTTAGAGATGGTATGTGGCTTGTAAGTAGATAAGTAGGGGAAATATCTATATTGTTTAAAAACACCATCACTCCTTGCAGGGAACTTTaagctttgcgaaaacaaatgAGACACCGGAAAACTTCCCTgccaaagaaattaaagaaagaaagaaagttacaCAAAATAAAGGTTTATCTATGAATTTGAAGGATTTACAATCATTATAGAACATGTAAttcaaaaaaaagtaatttgctCTTGCTGGGCACAAAAATTAAATCTACCGCTCCAATGGAATTTGAGAAAACCTGACATAACTTATGTGTTCAGAATAGGATACCATCCCCCATTTGTTTCAACGAGGCTGTTATGAAAAATGCCCCAGGTTGGGGAGAGAGGAaagattaacaaattaaaaggaaattatCACGTGCTTCCAGATTTAAACCACTCATCTGTTGTGGATGCCGTTGCAAGTTTTTAAACTTGTTGTATCTTGACGAGGCAAAAGAGCCAcctcaaaatataaatttgacatAGCATTAGCAGCAGACATCAAGGGCAAAATTTGCTTACCAACCAGGTCTCTCGGGGAGACATATTAGCAGTTTCAAAAGATAACTCTTGGCCCATATGCAGTCCCTTTGCCACTTCAGGAgcatatttgaaaagaaatgttAAAGAATTGGAATCTAAAACAGAAAATTCATAGCTGGAGTTCACAATCCTATTCGCATCTGTCAATCAACACAAGAAAAAGACGTTTTCAGGCAAGGTGGATGAGAAAGGGGGCTTTAGAAATCAGAACAAATCAAGAAGCCAATAACAGAGCTAATAATTGAACTCTGTTCCTGTTCACACATCAATTGCTGTCTAGCAGTTCTAACTCACTAAAGTTTTAAACGGCTTTAAAGATCAAGTGCTCTCATCTTCATACCTGTAGTAACAAGCGTATGCTGAAAAACAACCCTCTTTGGTGCAAGATTGCTGTATGGAAAGAATTGAGATGACAAAGCCAGAGCAAGCACACTAACATGCAACAAGAGCTGCAAGATTGAAGACCTAGCTAACCAGTGACTACACACAGGTATTATTGGGCCCACACACAAACCAGTTGCAACGCCAATTGTTGCTGCCACGAAAACATCAGCAACATAATACCCTGCAAATATGGATCTAATAATCATAATCCACTCTTCACTTCAGAGCATATAATTGACTGCTCAACTATAATGGTACAAAACAACCATAATGATTCTTCAGTAGATTACTGACTACTGGAAATAAAACTACCCTGAGGTGTAGCATACTTGAAATTCATCGGGACAAGagtacaaaaaagaaattttaaagagATAAGTTCATCATCCTCTTTTAGCCATGGGGAAGTTGCAAGTACAACCATATGATATGCAATGAAAGCAGTCAATAATAAAGTCTATTCAACAAAATGAAACGTTATATCAAGAATTCTTAATATTTGAACC is part of the Populus alba chromosome 10, ASM523922v2, whole genome shotgun sequence genome and encodes:
- the LOC118048935 gene encoding large ribosomal subunit protein uL22y, whose protein sequence is MVKYSREPDNPTKSCKARGSDLRVHFKNTRETAFALRKLPLVKAKRYLEDVMAHKQAIPFRRFCGGVGRTAQAKNRHSNGQGRWPAKSAKFILDLLKNAESNAEVKGLDVDALYISHIQVNQAQKQRRRTYRAHGRINPYMSSPCHIELTLSEKEEPVKKEPETQLATSKSKKSQASS